Proteins from one Meriones unguiculatus strain TT.TT164.6M chromosome 10, Bangor_MerUng_6.1, whole genome shotgun sequence genomic window:
- the LOC110555227 gene encoding cytochrome c oxidase assembly factor 6 homolog, whose translation MAAPSRKERQACWGARDLYWRCLDDHADDAARCQQLRSAFEASCPQQWIKYFDKRRDYLKFKEKFEAGEFQPSQSTENS comes from the exons ATGGCCGCCCCGTCCAGGAAGGAGCGGCAGGCGTGCTGGGGCGCGCGCGACCTGTACTGGCGCTGCCTGGACGACCACGCGGACGACGCGGCCCGCTGCCAGCAGCTCCGCAGCGCGTTCGAGGCCAGCTGCCCCCAGCAGTGG ATAAAGTATTTTGACAAAAGAAGAGACTACTTAAAATTCAAGGAAAAATTTGAAGCAGGAGAATTCCAGCCTTCACAGTCAACTGAAAATTCCTAG